Proteins encoded by one window of Rubrobacter naiadicus:
- the acpP gene encoding acyl carrier protein has product MDREEILEKIREITAERLGVDESEITPEASFREDLEADSLDLVELIMELEEQFGMEIPDEEAEKITTVEEAVDYVAEHQTA; this is encoded by the coding sequence ATGGACCGTGAGGAGATACTCGAGAAGATTCGCGAGATAACCGCCGAGCGTCTCGGCGTGGACGAGAGCGAGATCACGCCCGAAGCGTCCTTCAGGGAGGACCTCGAGGCGGACTCGCTGGATCTGGTCGAGCTCATCATGGAGCTCGAGGAACAGTTCGGCATGGAGATCCCCGACGAGGAGGCGGAGAAGATCACCACCGTCGAGGAGGCCGTAGACTACGTCGCGGAGCACCAGACGGCGTGA
- the fabF gene encoding beta-ketoacyl-ACP synthase II, with translation MTDSGRGHAYITGVGAVTPLGVGVENFWDAALHGKSGIGEITLFDPSPYPSRIAGECRDFDPSDFIGKKEIRRMDRYTQMGVSAGLQAVEDAGVSGVIQNEPERVAIIMGTGIGGLSTWEREYRVLQERGPGRVSPFLITMMAPNMCAGYLAILLGAKGPTQCPVLACATGAEAVAEGLEMIRRGDADVVIAGSSEAPITPLSMAGFCAIRAVSRRNDDPRGASRPFDAGRDGFVMSEGAGALVLESPEHAERRGAEPIAAVSGYGRTTDAYHVTAPDTEGRGVERAMRLALEDAGVEPGEVGHVNAHATATPTGDGPETKAIARLLPHAAVSGTKSMTGHSFGAIGATEAIMCALALRDGVLPPTINLEEVAPDCEPLDYVREEARAVPGLKAAISNSMGFGGHNVVVVFESIG, from the coding sequence GTGACGGACTCCGGCAGGGGACACGCCTACATAACCGGGGTGGGGGCAGTTACCCCGCTGGGCGTCGGCGTCGAGAACTTCTGGGACGCCGCCCTGCACGGGAAGAGCGGGATCGGCGAGATAACCCTCTTCGATCCCTCCCCCTACCCCTCCCGCATAGCGGGTGAGTGCCGGGACTTCGACCCCTCCGACTTCATCGGGAAGAAGGAGATCCGGCGCATGGACCGCTACACCCAGATGGGCGTGAGCGCCGGGCTGCAGGCGGTGGAGGACGCCGGGGTCTCCGGAGTCATCCAGAACGAGCCCGAGCGCGTCGCGATAATCATGGGCACCGGCATAGGCGGGCTATCGACCTGGGAGCGCGAGTACCGGGTGCTGCAGGAGCGCGGTCCCGGACGGGTCAGCCCCTTCCTCATAACCATGATGGCCCCGAACATGTGCGCCGGATACCTGGCCATCCTGCTCGGCGCCAAGGGCCCGACCCAGTGCCCGGTCCTCGCCTGTGCGACCGGGGCCGAGGCGGTCGCCGAGGGCCTGGAGATGATCCGACGCGGCGACGCCGACGTGGTCATCGCCGGCTCCTCCGAGGCACCGATCACCCCGCTCTCGATGGCCGGGTTCTGCGCCATACGGGCCGTGAGCCGCCGCAACGACGACCCGCGCGGCGCCAGCCGCCCGTTCGATGCCGGGCGTGACGGCTTCGTGATGAGCGAGGGAGCCGGCGCCCTCGTCCTCGAGAGCCCCGAGCACGCCGAGCGGCGCGGCGCCGAGCCCATAGCCGCGGTCTCCGGTTACGGGCGTACCACCGACGCCTACCACGTCACCGCCCCGGATACCGAGGGGCGCGGCGTCGAGCGTGCGATGCGCCTCGCGCTCGAGGACGCCGGGGTCGAACCCGGGGAGGTCGGCCACGTGAACGCCCACGCCACCGCCACCCCGACCGGCGACGGTCCGGAGACGAAGGCCATCGCCCGCCTTTTGCCCCACGCCGCCGTCTCCGGCACCAAATCCATGACCGGTCACTCCTTCGGCGCCATCGGCGCGACCGAGGCGATAATGTGCGCCCTGGCCCTGCGCGACGGCGTCCTTCCCCCGACCATCAACCTCGAAGAGGTGGCCCCAGACTGCGAGCCGCTCGATTACGTGCGCGAGGAAGCCAGAGCGGTTCCCGGTCTTAAGGCCGCGATCTCCAACTCGATGGGCTTCGGTGGCCACAACGTCGTCGTGGTCTTCGAGAGCATAGGGTAG
- the ligM gene encoding vanillate/3-O-methylgallate O-demethylase: protein MGDVKRSLADVLRESGGPVELLYNSQTGPRVFPVVPPEYTNWRDEQRAWRESCVLFDQSHHMTDFYVEGRDAFGLLESLGINSFRNFASDKAKQYVACNPDGYVIGDVILYRLGEERFLLVGRPSVHNWVRYHAEKRGAEVEMEIDERTDLNPAGRRRLYRYQIQGPNALGLVEKLNGGPVPRIPFFNVGEINVAGRKVKALRHGMAGQPGFEIFGPWEEGEEIRGAIVEAGEEFGLRQAGSLAYQSATTESGWIPCPVPAIYTGEELEDYREWLPANTYEATASLGGSYYSEDIEDYYFTPYDLGYGHMVGFDHDFVGREALERISGRPPRKKVTLVWDGDDVTEKIFSSLFERDGLPAKHLELPSSWYSALQYDRVVKGGRTVGISTYVGYSHNERSMLSLASVDVDLAEPGTQLTLLWGEKPNSRKPQVEPHEQVEIKATVAPAPLVEYARTSYREAS, encoded by the coding sequence ATGGGAGACGTGAAGAGGAGTCTCGCGGACGTACTGCGGGAGTCGGGGGGGCCGGTGGAGCTTCTGTACAACTCGCAGACCGGGCCACGGGTCTTTCCGGTGGTGCCGCCGGAGTATACGAACTGGCGCGACGAGCAGCGGGCCTGGAGGGAGAGCTGCGTTCTCTTCGACCAGTCGCACCACATGACAGACTTCTACGTCGAGGGGCGCGATGCGTTCGGGCTGCTCGAGTCGCTCGGGATAAACAGCTTCAGGAACTTCGCTTCTGATAAGGCCAAGCAGTACGTGGCGTGCAACCCGGACGGGTACGTCATAGGCGATGTGATCCTCTACCGGCTGGGCGAGGAGAGGTTCCTGCTCGTCGGTCGTCCCAGCGTGCACAACTGGGTCCGCTACCACGCCGAGAAGCGTGGGGCCGAGGTGGAGATGGAGATCGACGAGCGGACCGACCTCAACCCCGCCGGCCGCCGCAGGCTCTACCGCTACCAGATCCAGGGCCCCAACGCCCTCGGGCTGGTGGAGAAGCTCAACGGCGGTCCCGTGCCCCGGATCCCATTCTTCAACGTCGGGGAGATAAACGTCGCCGGGAGGAAGGTGAAGGCTCTGAGGCACGGGATGGCCGGGCAGCCCGGTTTCGAGATCTTCGGCCCGTGGGAAGAAGGCGAAGAGATAAGAGGAGCCATCGTGGAGGCCGGGGAGGAGTTCGGTCTGAGGCAGGCCGGCTCCCTCGCCTACCAGTCCGCGACCACCGAGTCTGGCTGGATCCCCTGTCCCGTCCCCGCCATCTACACCGGTGAGGAGCTCGAAGACTACAGGGAGTGGCTCCCGGCGAACACCTACGAGGCTACGGCCTCTCTCGGGGGAAGCTACTACTCCGAGGACATAGAAGACTACTACTTCACCCCCTACGACCTCGGGTACGGGCACATGGTCGGCTTCGACCACGACTTCGTGGGCAGGGAGGCTCTAGAGAGGATCTCCGGGAGGCCGCCGAGGAAGAAGGTGACGCTCGTGTGGGACGGGGATGACGTCACGGAGAAGATCTTCTCGAGCCTCTTCGAGAGGGACGGCCTTCCCGCAAAACACCTGGAGCTTCCGTCCTCCTGGTACTCGGCGCTCCAGTACGACCGGGTCGTAAAAGGCGGCCGGACGGTCGGGATCTCCACCTACGTCGGCTACAGCCACAACGAGAGGTCGATGCTCTCTCTGGCGAGCGTGGACGTGGATCTGGCCGAACCCGGCACACAGCTCACCCTTCTGTGGGGCGAGAAGCCGAACTCCAGAAAGCCTCAGGTCGAGCCGCACGAGCAGGTCGAGATAAAGGCCACCGTCGCCCCCGCTCCACTCGTCGAGTACGCCCGCACCTCCTACAGAGAGGCGAGCTGA
- a CDS encoding DUF1932 domain-containing protein produces the protein MSGEGHLAVLGLGEAGGEISRDLAARGRRVLGYDIRPVESPEGVEVVDSPEEAVRGAEAVLALVPAADAPAAARSAMPALEEGTLYADCSSGSPGQKRELARMLGKTGAEFVDLTLMGTVPGRGISTPAFVSGSGAGRLAEMLSSLGMPVEKVSEEPGDAAGRKLLRSVFVKGMTGAIMEALEAGRAAGCEEWLWSNIVSELTGADEALVRRLVEGSYRHARRRADEMAAAEELLRGLGVTPRITEATKERLRKLAAEGAGGG, from the coding sequence ATGAGCGGGGAAGGGCACCTCGCGGTCCTCGGCCTCGGGGAGGCGGGCGGTGAGATCTCCCGCGACCTCGCCGCCCGCGGTCGGCGGGTGCTCGGCTACGACATAAGGCCCGTCGAGTCGCCGGAGGGGGTGGAGGTCGTGGATTCTCCGGAGGAGGCGGTGCGCGGCGCCGAGGCGGTGCTCGCGCTCGTCCCCGCCGCCGACGCCCCGGCGGCGGCCCGCTCGGCGATGCCCGCGCTCGAGGAGGGGACGCTCTACGCCGACTGCAGCAGCGGAAGCCCCGGGCAGAAGCGCGAGCTCGCCCGGATGCTCGGGAAGACCGGCGCGGAGTTCGTCGATCTCACCCTCATGGGCACCGTGCCCGGGAGGGGCATCTCCACGCCCGCCTTCGTCTCCGGTTCGGGGGCCGGCCGGCTGGCGGAGATGCTGAGCTCTTTGGGGATGCCCGTGGAGAAGGTCTCAGAGGAGCCCGGGGACGCCGCCGGGCGCAAACTGCTCAGGAGCGTCTTCGTCAAGGGGATGACCGGCGCGATCATGGAGGCGCTCGAGGCCGGACGGGCTGCGGGCTGTGAGGAGTGGCTGTGGAGCAACATCGTCTCCGAGCTCACGGGAGCCGACGAGGCGCTCGTCCGGAGGCTCGTCGAGGGGAGCTACAGGCACGCCCGGCGCCGCGCGGACGAGATGGCCGCAGCGGAGGAGCTCCTGAGGGGGCTGGGCGTCACGCCGCGCATCACCGAAGCGACCAAGGAGAGGTTGCGGAAGCTCGCGGCAGAGGGAGCCGGCGGAGGATGA
- a CDS encoding catechol 2,3-dioxygenase, protein MSVEPVRDIAHLGHVELLTPAFEESLWFFTDVLGMEEVERRGESAYLRAFGDYELSTLKLTAADRAGPGHIAWRATSQQALERRVRALEESGLGEGWVEGDFGHGPAYRFTDPDGHPMEVYFETEKYRPPDHMRPALKNQPQKFTARGVGVRRIDHVNLQAVDIDANSAFMRERLGFRLTEEVRLDDGRQGAAWMNVTQKSYDIAYGGRDASGMGGRLHHVAYALDSREYVLRAADIFLEEGIFIEAGPAKHAVQQTFFLYVYEPGGNRVEMISDIKLLLDPDPETITWSQAEREKGQAWRTIMPESFFTYATPLPEEVGQQR, encoded by the coding sequence ATGAGCGTAGAGCCCGTCAGAGACATCGCCCATCTCGGGCACGTCGAGCTCCTCACCCCCGCCTTCGAGGAGAGCCTGTGGTTCTTCACCGACGTTTTGGGCATGGAGGAGGTAGAAAGGCGCGGGGAGTCCGCGTATCTCAGGGCCTTCGGCGACTACGAGCTCTCCACCCTCAAGCTCACCGCCGCGGACCGGGCGGGCCCCGGGCACATCGCCTGGCGGGCCACGAGCCAGCAGGCTCTGGAGAGGCGGGTGAGGGCGCTCGAGGAGAGCGGGCTCGGCGAGGGCTGGGTCGAGGGTGACTTCGGGCACGGCCCCGCCTACCGCTTCACCGACCCCGACGGGCACCCGATGGAGGTCTACTTCGAGACCGAGAAGTATCGGCCGCCGGACCATATGCGCCCGGCGCTCAAGAACCAGCCGCAGAAGTTCACCGCCCGGGGTGTCGGCGTGCGCAGGATAGACCACGTCAACCTGCAGGCCGTCGACATCGACGCCAACAGCGCCTTCATGCGCGAGCGGCTCGGCTTCCGGCTCACCGAGGAGGTAAGGCTCGACGACGGGCGGCAGGGGGCGGCGTGGATGAACGTCACGCAGAAATCCTACGACATCGCCTACGGGGGGAGGGACGCGAGCGGCATGGGCGGCAGGCTGCACCACGTCGCCTACGCCCTCGACAGCCGCGAGTACGTGCTGCGGGCAGCGGACATCTTCCTGGAGGAGGGGATCTTCATCGAGGCCGGGCCGGCCAAGCACGCCGTGCAGCAGACCTTCTTCCTCTACGTCTACGAGCCCGGGGGCAACCGCGTCGAGATGATCTCGGACATAAAGCTCCTGCTGGACCCCGACCCCGAGACCATAACCTGGAGCCAGGCCGAGCGGGAGAAGGGGCAGGCCTGGCGCACGATCATGCCCGAGAGCTTCTTCACCTACGCCACGCCGCTGCCCGAGGAGGTTGGGCAGCAGAGATGA
- a CDS encoding 4-carboxy-4-hydroxy-2-oxoadipate aldolase/oxaloacetate decarboxylase: MSGVYRELARLGVATVYEASGRRGLVDASFVQVVPGSKVAGPARTVLCGQDDNLMVHAVMERVQPGDVLVITMLEPAPVALVGELLAVQAKVRGAAGVLVDASVRDLEELRELGLPVWARWVRVRGATKTEVGRLDVPVEVGGARISPGDIVVLDADGAVVVEAGRAGEVLEASRAREERERSFRKKLETGELSYDLHGLREVVEGGTS, from the coding sequence GTGAGCGGGGTCTACAGGGAGCTCGCCCGGCTCGGGGTCGCGACCGTCTACGAGGCCTCCGGCAGGCGCGGGCTCGTGGACGCCTCCTTCGTGCAGGTCGTCCCCGGCTCGAAGGTCGCCGGCCCGGCCCGGACGGTCCTCTGCGGGCAGGACGACAACCTGATGGTGCACGCGGTGATGGAGCGGGTGCAGCCCGGAGATGTGCTCGTCATAACCATGCTCGAGCCCGCCCCGGTCGCGCTCGTCGGGGAGCTGCTTGCGGTGCAGGCGAAGGTCCGCGGCGCGGCGGGCGTACTCGTAGACGCCTCGGTGCGCGACCTCGAGGAGCTGAGAGAGCTCGGGCTTCCGGTGTGGGCGCGCTGGGTGCGGGTGCGCGGGGCGACCAAGACGGAGGTCGGCAGGCTCGATGTGCCCGTCGAGGTCGGCGGCGCCAGGATCTCACCCGGGGACATCGTCGTGCTCGACGCCGACGGGGCGGTCGTCGTCGAGGCCGGGCGGGCCGGGGAGGTTCTCGAGGCGTCCCGGGCGCGGGAGGAGCGGGAGAGGAGCTTCCGCAAGAAGCTCGAGACCGGCGAGCTCTCCTACGACCTGCACGGCCTCAGGGAGGTCGTGGAAGGAGGAACCTCATGA
- a CDS encoding PIG-L deacetylase family protein: protein MTQGGRTLLVVGAHSADFVWRAGGAAAVTAASGGRAVVLALSYGERGESGELWKEEGQTVENVKKVRHAEAEEAAGALGAEFRCLDLGDYPLRVDDEALMRLVEIIRELAPDVIVTHTPEDPFNPDHPTAYQAVRQARLLAAGAGVPSAFPGIRPPALYLFEPHQPELCGFVPDTFLDITEVFERKKEAMQAMRAQKYLQQYYLQRAEQRANHARRVSGEKDIRYAEAFQRVLPQVVRSL, encoded by the coding sequence ATGACGCAGGGAGGCAGGACGCTACTCGTCGTCGGCGCCCACTCGGCGGACTTCGTGTGGCGGGCGGGCGGAGCCGCGGCCGTCACCGCCGCCTCCGGGGGTCGGGCCGTCGTGCTCGCGCTCTCCTACGGGGAGCGCGGGGAATCCGGCGAGCTCTGGAAGGAGGAGGGGCAGACCGTCGAGAACGTGAAGAAGGTGCGCCACGCCGAGGCCGAGGAGGCCGCCGGGGCGCTCGGGGCCGAGTTCCGGTGCCTGGATCTCGGGGACTACCCTCTGCGGGTGGACGACGAGGCGCTGATGAGGCTCGTCGAGATCATCCGGGAGCTCGCCCCGGATGTGATCGTCACCCACACCCCCGAAGACCCCTTCAACCCCGACCACCCGACCGCCTATCAGGCGGTCCGGCAGGCGCGGCTCCTCGCCGCCGGGGCCGGGGTGCCGAGCGCCTTCCCCGGCATACGGCCGCCCGCGCTCTACCTCTTCGAGCCGCACCAGCCGGAACTCTGCGGCTTCGTGCCGGACACCTTCCTGGACATAACGGAGGTCTTCGAACGCAAGAAGGAGGCGATGCAGGCCATGCGGGCGCAGAAGTACCTGCAGCAGTACTACCTGCAGCGGGCCGAGCAGCGGGCCAACCACGCGAGGAGGGTCTCGGGGGAGAAGGACATCCGCTACGCCGAGGCCTTCCAGCGGGTCTTGCCTCAGGTGGTGAGGTCGCTGTGA
- a CDS encoding DUF6282 family protein yields the protein MGRGRNGGAEPSGRARELVRGAYDNHVHVNPDVIGRRVDDLELARRFGEMGLGGFTLKSHYVPTAERASVVRSAVGGVNVIGAIALNAAVGGMNALAVEIAAREGARFVWMPTVDAVNEVRRIEEGSGGQKLPLWAKLQRELKEKGLRVDPVPVVDETGTVLPETREVLRVVAEHGMVLATGHLSRDEIFAVVEAAREEGVRSIVVTHPEFPSQNLSAEDQIRLVEQGALMERCFAPAYGGKVSWEVMFENIRAVGAENSFLSTDLGQPANPPVEDGIALMADRLLEAGFSEEEVRIMAVENTRRLAKGVLV from the coding sequence TTGGGTAGAGGACGAAACGGAGGGGCAGAGCCTTCCGGTCGGGCGAGAGAGCTCGTACGGGGAGCGTACGACAACCACGTCCATGTAAACCCGGACGTGATCGGACGACGCGTGGACGATCTGGAGCTGGCGCGGCGTTTCGGGGAGATGGGGCTCGGTGGGTTCACGCTCAAGTCCCACTACGTGCCGACGGCCGAGCGGGCGAGCGTCGTTCGTTCGGCGGTGGGCGGAGTAAACGTCATCGGCGCCATCGCGCTCAACGCCGCGGTGGGCGGGATGAACGCCCTGGCGGTCGAGATAGCGGCTCGGGAGGGGGCGCGCTTCGTGTGGATGCCCACGGTCGACGCGGTGAACGAGGTCCGGCGCATCGAGGAGGGTTCGGGGGGGCAGAAGCTCCCGCTGTGGGCGAAACTGCAGCGCGAGCTGAAGGAGAAGGGGCTCAGGGTCGATCCCGTACCCGTGGTGGACGAGACGGGGACGGTGCTCCCGGAGACCCGGGAGGTGCTGCGGGTCGTCGCCGAGCACGGCATGGTGCTCGCCACCGGGCACCTCTCGCGGGATGAGATCTTCGCCGTTGTGGAGGCCGCGAGGGAGGAGGGGGTGCGGAGCATCGTGGTGACCCACCCCGAGTTCCCCTCGCAGAACCTCTCGGCAGAGGATCAGATCCGCCTCGTCGAGCAGGGGGCGCTCATGGAGCGCTGCTTCGCCCCGGCGTACGGCGGCAAGGTCTCCTGGGAGGTGATGTTCGAGAACATCCGGGCGGTCGGCGCGGAGAATTCCTTCCTCTCCACCGACCTCGGACAGCCGGCGAACCCGCCGGTGGAGGATGGGATCGCACTCATGGCCGACCGGCTGCTCGAGGCGGGCTTCAGCGAGGAGGAGGTCAGGATCATGGCGGTCGAGAACACCCGGAGGCTCGCGAAAGGGGTCCTCGTATGA
- a CDS encoding amidohydrolase family protein — protein MAQRTLIRGGHIISMDPEIGDIPGGDLLIEGEEIAAVAPSVEASGCEVVDASGAIVIPGFVDSHRHTWETSARGIAPDVTLDGYFDLVLDRIAPAYRPEDVYAGNLLGALEAVDSGITTLLDWSHINNTPDHADEAIRALSEVGIRAVYCYGNPNTSLADWWFESTLKAPEDIRRVRDRYFSSDKGLMTLAMGTRGPGFCTPEVVRHDWELAREIGVPISVHVGMGPVAGRFRMVEQLHDLGLLGPDTTYIHCNHLTDREFQLIAETGGTVSIAPMVEMTMGHGIPPTGEVLAHGLRPSLSCDVVTSVPGDPFTQMRFLFAAERMRVHQRIFDEELEEVPPLLSSRDVLEFATIEGARVCGLTDRTGSLTPGKKADVVMLSIERVNAAPVTDPVGTVVCSMDTSNVDSVWVNGRALKRGGSLLGFDLERARRLAEDSRDHLVSHVERLPHWATPRTTGL, from the coding sequence ATGGCCCAAAGAACCCTCATCCGTGGCGGCCACATCATCTCGATGGACCCGGAGATCGGGGACATCCCCGGCGGGGATCTCCTCATCGAGGGCGAGGAGATCGCGGCGGTCGCACCCTCGGTCGAGGCTTCGGGCTGCGAGGTCGTGGACGCCTCCGGCGCCATCGTCATACCGGGCTTTGTCGATTCTCACCGGCATACCTGGGAGACTTCCGCCCGCGGCATCGCCCCGGACGTCACCCTCGACGGATACTTCGACCTCGTCCTCGACAGGATCGCACCCGCCTACCGCCCGGAGGACGTCTACGCCGGGAACCTCCTCGGCGCGCTCGAGGCCGTGGACTCCGGCATAACGACGCTGCTCGACTGGTCGCACATCAACAACACCCCCGACCACGCCGACGAGGCGATCCGGGCTCTCTCGGAGGTCGGGATACGGGCGGTCTACTGCTACGGCAACCCCAACACCTCGCTCGCAGACTGGTGGTTCGAGAGCACCCTGAAGGCCCCGGAGGACATCCGGCGGGTGAGAGATCGCTACTTCTCCTCCGATAAGGGCCTGATGACCCTCGCCATGGGGACCCGCGGCCCCGGCTTCTGCACCCCCGAGGTGGTCCGGCACGACTGGGAGCTCGCCCGGGAGATCGGCGTGCCCATCAGCGTGCACGTCGGGATGGGGCCCGTGGCCGGGCGCTTCCGGATGGTCGAACAACTCCACGACCTGGGCCTGCTCGGACCGGACACGACCTACATCCACTGCAACCACCTCACCGACCGCGAGTTCCAACTCATAGCGGAGACCGGTGGTACGGTCTCGATCGCCCCGATGGTCGAGATGACGATGGGTCACGGCATCCCGCCGACCGGGGAGGTGCTCGCGCACGGCTTGAGGCCCAGCCTGAGCTGCGACGTCGTGACCAGCGTCCCCGGCGACCCCTTCACCCAGATGCGCTTCCTCTTCGCCGCCGAACGGATGAGGGTTCACCAGCGCATCTTCGACGAGGAGCTGGAGGAGGTGCCGCCGCTGCTCTCCTCGCGCGACGTGCTCGAGTTCGCCACCATCGAGGGCGCCCGCGTGTGCGGCCTCACCGACAGGACCGGTTCGCTCACCCCCGGCAAGAAAGCCGACGTCGTTATGCTGAGCATCGAACGCGTGAACGCCGCGCCCGTCACCGACCCGGTGGGGACGGTGGTGTGCAGCATGGATACCTCCAACGTGGACTCCGTCTGGGTGAACGGGCGCGCCTTAAAGCGCGGCGGTAGCCTTCTCGGTTTCGACCTGGAACGTGCTCGCCGGCTCGCCGAGGATTCTCGCGACCACCTCGTCTCGCACGTCGAGCGCCTCCCGCACTGGGCCACCCCGAGAACGACCGGACTCTGA
- a CDS encoding quinone oxidoreductase family protein yields the protein MRALLIERFGDPATLRPKEVPKPEPEGDELLVEVRAAAINRSDVLNVRGSFSTTTLPRIPGRDFAGVVVEGPEELLGAEVWGTGGGELGFTRDGTHAGYVALPRGAVVEKPAVLSFEEAASCGLAYLAAGMGVLDLGGLSPGERVLITGAAGGVGSAAVMISRWKGASLVVGAVKDGSEVERAKEAGAHVVVDTSREEMPEAVMAATEGRGVDLVLDAVGGPLFEPCLSSLAPQGRMVVLASTGERRVSFDLFDFYRRELRLLGLMTSRPGAAESGAVLRSLLPGFEEGYLHAPAVAGRYPLEEAGEVYARVERGAPGRVVLVMH from the coding sequence ATGCGGGCCCTCCTGATAGAGCGCTTCGGCGATCCTGCCACCCTTCGGCCGAAGGAGGTCCCGAAGCCCGAGCCCGAAGGGGATGAGCTCCTCGTCGAGGTTCGCGCTGCCGCCATAAACCGCAGCGACGTCCTGAACGTCCGCGGCTCGTTTTCTACGACCACCCTGCCCCGTATCCCGGGCCGGGATTTCGCCGGCGTCGTCGTGGAGGGGCCGGAGGAGCTTCTCGGCGCCGAGGTCTGGGGTACGGGCGGCGGAGAACTGGGCTTCACCCGCGACGGCACCCACGCCGGGTACGTGGCGCTCCCGCGGGGGGCCGTGGTCGAAAAGCCGGCCGTCCTCTCGTTCGAGGAGGCCGCCTCCTGCGGTCTGGCCTACCTCGCCGCCGGGATGGGGGTCCTCGATCTCGGCGGCCTCTCTCCTGGTGAACGGGTGCTCATAACCGGTGCGGCGGGCGGCGTCGGGAGCGCGGCGGTCATGATCTCACGCTGGAAGGGGGCCTCCCTCGTCGTCGGGGCGGTCAAAGACGGCTCGGAAGTAGAGAGGGCGAAGGAGGCGGGTGCCCACGTCGTGGTAGACACCTCCCGCGAGGAGATGCCCGAAGCCGTCATGGCCGCCACGGAGGGGAGGGGCGTGGACCTCGTCCTCGACGCCGTCGGCGGCCCGCTCTTCGAGCCGTGCCTCTCGAGCCTCGCCCCGCAGGGCCGCATGGTCGTCCTCGCCTCGACGGGAGAGCGCCGCGTCTCCTTCGATCTCTTCGATTTCTACCGCAGGGAGCTGCGCCTGCTCGGCCTTATGACCTCCCGTCCCGGCGCCGCGGAGAGCGGCGCCGTCCTCCGCTCTCTCCTGCCCGGCTTCGAAGAGGGGTACCTGCACGCCCCGGCCGTCGCCGGACGCTACCCCCTCGAAGAGGCCGGAGAGGTCTATGCCCGGGTGGAGAGGGGAGCACCTGGAAGGGTAGTCCTCGTAATGCACTGA
- a CDS encoding GntR family transcriptional regulator, with protein sequence MSDIAYERLYEDITSGRLQPNERLIELDLARELGVSRAAIRNALIRLEQEGLVAREPNRGARVRLVSEEEAVEILEARMALECMAVRHAALKRTPEDVEELRALLSEMERRLEEGDLLAASDVNGRFHRRLIEVADHATIARLLRMLNSQLIRFQYRTILAPGRPPRSFAEHRAILEAVAAKDPDRAEQAMRNHLSGVTEALRQAARISS encoded by the coding sequence TTGTCGGACATAGCATACGAAAGGCTCTACGAAGACATAACCAGCGGGAGGCTGCAACCCAACGAGCGCCTCATCGAGCTGGACCTCGCCCGGGAGCTCGGGGTGAGCCGGGCCGCGATCCGCAACGCGCTCATCCGCCTCGAGCAGGAGGGGCTCGTGGCCCGGGAGCCGAACCGGGGGGCCCGGGTGCGGCTCGTCTCCGAGGAGGAGGCGGTGGAGATCCTGGAGGCCAGGATGGCGCTCGAGTGTATGGCCGTGCGGCACGCGGCCCTCAAACGTACGCCGGAGGATGTCGAGGAGCTGCGCGCGCTACTCTCCGAGATGGAACGGCGTCTCGAGGAGGGAGACCTCCTGGCCGCCTCCGACGTGAACGGGCGCTTCCACCGACGCCTGATCGAGGTGGCAGACCACGCAACCATCGCCCGGCTGCTCAGGATGCTCAACTCCCAGCTCATAAGGTTCCAGTACCGCACCATCCTCGCTCCCGGACGCCCCCCGCGCTCGTTCGCCGAGCACCGGGCCATACTGGAGGCGGTCGCGGCGAAAGATCCCGACCGGGCCGAGCAGGCCATGCGCAACCACCTCTCCGGCGTCACCGAGGCCCTCAGACAGGCCGCCCGTATCTCCTCCTGA